Proteins from a single region of Apium graveolens cultivar Ventura chromosome 7, ASM990537v1, whole genome shotgun sequence:
- the LOC141672318 gene encoding uncharacterized protein LOC141672318, which yields MMKNQGNNGSSGNVCMESEYEDETLASFRAKEEEIEKKKMEVREKVEYQLGRAEEETKRLAQVWNQLEVLGDPMKKEVAVVRKKIDMTNRDLKLLGQSCQKKEKEYKETLEAFHDKNNEKAKLTTTLVELVKESERLRMSKLEELTNIMNSTAD from the exons ATGATGAAAAACCAAGGAAACAATGGAAGTAGTGGGAATGTCTGTATGGAATCTGAATACGAGGATGAGACACTTGCTTCATTTCGGGCTAAAGAGGAGGAGATTGAGAAGAAGAAAATGGAGGTGCGAGAAAAAGTGGAGTATCAGCTCGGCAGAGCAGAAGAAGAAACAAAGCGTCTGGCTCAAGTTTGGAAT CAACTAGAGGTGTTGGGAGACCCCATGAAGAAGGAAGTAGCAGTTGTTAGAAAGAAAATTGACATGACTAATCGTGACCTCAAACTCCTTGGTCAGAGTTGCCAAAAGAAG GAGAAAGAATATAAAGAAACATTGGAGGCATTCCACGACAAGAACAATGAAAAAGCTAAACTCACAACCACATTAGTAGAG TTGGTGAAAGAAAGTGAGAGGCTGAGAATGTCAAAGTTAGAAGAGCTTACAAACATCATGAATTCAACTGCAGACTAA